The following proteins come from a genomic window of Montipora capricornis isolate CH-2021 chromosome 9, ASM3666992v2, whole genome shotgun sequence:
- the LOC138017760 gene encoding uncharacterized protein: protein MGLALGPVVRLWTPSLYRDILSSASWDSPFHMSHDAVCEVLFWPDNFNNSGYLILSPSPKPEVLSFSDASECGWGGFTAQVGGKVAVGSWSWEEMGRSSTFRELRATRRVLESLAPHLKGSEVLHRTDNKNTEVILSISSRKSDLHDEAVSIYKMCRAYDIRLTVEWVSRDYNVVANELSRIQDANDYMLDCSCFRSLDRLWGPHLVDRFASKKTKQLDRFCCGFLNPGCEAADAFTTGMSWAGVNNWLFPPPFLVPRALRHMSVGKEDGTLLAPEWRSAPWWPLLVTRRGSWREFVVDSRQIQPYEGIFVLALKLKFSSTSAPY, encoded by the coding sequence ATGGGTTTGGCTCTTGGACCAGTTGTTCGGCTTTGGACGCCTAGTTTGTACCGTGACATCCTCAGTTCAGCGTCTTGGGACAGTCCATTCCACATGTCGCATGATGCTGTGTGCGAAGTCCTCTTCTGGCCTGATAATTTTAACAACAGTGGTTACCTGATTTTGTCGCCGAGTCCGAAACCTGAGGTGCTATCATTTTCCGATGCTAGTGAATGTGGCTGGGGCGGTTTCACTGCCCAAGTTGGTGGGAAGGTGGCCGTTGGCAGTTGGTCATGGGAAGAGATGGGGAGAAGCTCCACATTCCGTGAGCTCCGGGCAACCAGGCGTGTTCTTGAGTCTTTGGCGCCGCACCTTAAGGGTTCCGAGGTCTTGCACAGGACCGACAACAAAAACACTGAAGTTATCCTCTCCATATCAAGCCGCAAGTCAGACCTACATGATGAAGCTGTGAGCATCTACAAGATGTGTCGAGCTTATGACATCCGCCTGACAGTGGAATGGGTGAGCCGTGATTACAACGTAGTGGCCAATGAATTGTCACGGATACAGGATGCAAATGATTACATGCTGGACTGTTCCTGCTTCAGGAGCTTAGACAGGCTGTGGGGGCCTCATCTAGTCGATCGCTTTGCcagcaagaaaacaaagcaactgGATAGGTTTTGCTGTGGGTTCCTTAATCCTGGCTGTGAGGCAGCGGATGCTTTTACTACCGGTATGTCCTGGGCTGGAGTTAACAACTGGCTGTTCCCTCCGCCTTTTCTGGTGCCTCGTGCGTTGCGGCACATGTCCGTGGGCAAGGAAGATGGTACCCTTTTGGCCCCGGAGTGGAGGTCAGCACCTTGGTGGCCCCTATTGGTGACTAGGCGTGGCAGCTGGAGGGAGTTTGTAGTTGACTCCCGACAGATCCAACCTTACGAGGGAATTTTTGTACTTGCTTTGAAGCTGAAGTTCAGTAGCACCAGTGCTCCTTATTAA
- the LOC138015941 gene encoding uncharacterized protein, translating to MLLNTLRPRLTRQNTSFRDCIAPEKILAIGLYRLAHGNAYVTIGPNFNVGKTTVIEAVEDVVEALCDLKEEYIKFPSTNREVLATCQTFEELTDLPNVVGAIDGTHIKIKTPIESGPDYFSRLQQHDVVVQAVVDGEKRFLDVAAGFPGSMHDSRVLRNSALYRRINNNELLTGPTVRVGGREIKPVLLGDSAYPLSTWLLKPYPESTNDPPEINFNKELSSARVSVECAYGILKGRWRILQKRLDSNIAFTSQIIIACCILHNFCIEAGDLWDDDEVDNDNDFPIRDGHRDGEDLRNF from the coding sequence ATGCTTTTAAACACACTTCGTCCACGGTTAACGCGACAAAACACTTCGTTCCGTGACTGTATAGCCCCCGAGAAAATACTGGCAATAGGACTGTACCGCTTGGCCCATGGAAACGCTTATGTGACGATAGGTCCCAATTTCAATGTAGGGAAAACCACAGTTATAGAGGCAGTTGAAGATGTCGTTGAAGCCTTATGTGACTTGAAAGAGGAGTACATCAAGTTTCCATCAACCAACCGAGAAGTACTGGCCACATGTCAAACATTTGAAGAACTGACGGATCTACCAAATGTAGTGGGAGCAATTGATGGTACTCACATCAAGATTAAAACACCTATTGAAAGTGGACCCGATTATTTTAGTCGGCTACAACAGCATGATGTAGTCGTCCAAGCCGTAGTTGATGGAGAAAAGCGTTTTCTTGACGTTGCTGCTGGATTTCCGGGCAGTATGCACGATTCTCGAGTGCTAAGAAATAGTGCATTATACCGACGAATAAATAACAATGAATTACTAACAGGACCGACCGTGAGGGTTGGAGGTAGAGAGATAAAACCTGTCCTTTTGGGTGATAGTGCCTATCCTCTTTCTACTTGGCTGCTAAAGCCATACCCTGAGTCTACGAACGACCCGCCGGAAATTAATTTCAACAAGGAACTTTCAAGTGCCCGGGTTTCCGTAGAGTGTGCTTATGGTATATTAAAGGGACGTTGGAGAATTCTCCAAAAACGACTTGACAGCAACATTGCTTTTACTAGTCAAATAATCATTGCATGCTGTATTCTCCACAATTTCTGTATCGAAGCAGGAGATTTGTGGGATGATGACGAAGTTGATAATGACAATGACTTTCCAATCAGAGATGGTCATAGGGATGGTGAAGATCTCAGGAATTTTTGA